The following are from one region of the Poecilia reticulata strain Guanapo linkage group LG7, Guppy_female_1.0+MT, whole genome shotgun sequence genome:
- the lrtm1 gene encoding leucine-rich repeat and transmembrane domain-containing protein 1, whose amino-acid sequence MRVILVCALLSSLPLSHACPKECSCNSNTKVVDCRGRGLYDIPRRLQPDTQELYLQDNRIRGLGSVAFKEIPHVRILDLSNNSITFISPTALQGLRTLQRLSLAYNGIRDLDKRLLGPIRSLSHLDLSHNSLWGLPGVMGDSLKNLSYLGLANNKLTRLDRSLLDTMTHLDSITLRNNPWRCDCQLIGLKLWLETYLFKGGVVDEVLCTQPEGMKDKDLQKIPYQLFHACMTTSYHYLFANIHHLESEKLLRGHVHGNHAHPSSHSLHVPMAIGEGFGVGGGGGAGGGGAGGMAECETKQKHRPVNLRHAIATVIITGVVCGIVCLMMLAAAVYGCAYAAIMAKYQRELKKNEELAAAQGADHATADEKEPLENAIA is encoded by the exons ATGAGAG TGATTTTGGTGTGTGCACTCCTCTCCTCCCTGCCTTTGTCACATGCCTGTCCAAAGGAGTGCAGCTGCAACAGCAACACTAAAGTGGTGGACTGTCGGGGTCGAGGCCTCTATGACATCCCTCGGAGACTACAACCAGACACACAGGAACTGTATCTTCAAGATAACCGTATCAGGGGACTCGGATCGGTGGCTTTCAAGGAAATACCTCATGTGCGCATTCTCGATCTGTCTAATAACTctataacatttatttcaccaaCTGCTCTACAAGGTCTGAGGACTCTGCAGCGCCTCAGCCTGGCATACAACGGCATCAGAGACCTTGACAAACGGCTGCTTGGGCCTATTCGCTCACTTTCCCATCTTGACCTCTCACACAACAG TCTGTGGGGTTTGCCGGGAGTCATGGGGGACAGTCTGAAAAACCTCAGCTACCTGGGCTTAGCAAACAACAAACTAACAAGATTGGATCGCTCGCTGTTGGACACCATGACCCACCTGGACAGCATAACACTACGAAACAACCCCTGGAGGTGTGACTGCCAGCTTATTGGCCTCAAACTCTGGCTGGAGACCTACCTCTTTAAAG GTGGAGTTGTGGATGAAGTTCTCTGCACTCAACCAGAAGGAATGAAGGACAAAGACTTGCAAAAAATTCCTTATCAGCTGTTCCATGCCTGTATGACCACAAGCTACCATTACCTGTTTGCCAACATACACCATCTAGAGTCTGAGAAGCTACTGAGAGGCCACGTCCATGGCAACCATGCCCATCCCTCCAGCCACTCTCTCCATGTCCCCATGGCGATAGGTGAGGGTTTTGGTgttggaggtggaggtggagcgGGAGGAGGAGGGGCAGGAGGCATGGCAGAGTGTGAAACTAAGCAGAAGCATCGGCCTGTCAACCTGCGCCATGCCATTGCCACAGTGATCATCACAGGTGTAGTGTGTGGGATTGTGTGTCTGATGATGCTGGCTGCAGCAGTGTATGGATGTGCCTATGCGGCAATCATGGCCAAATATCAGCGCGAGTTGAAGAAGAATGAGGAGCTGGCTGCAGCACAGGGGGCCGATCATGCTACTGCAGATGAAAAGGAACCACTGGAAAATGCTATTGCCTAA